GCGCACGGACGCTCCCTCTCCGCCGCGCCGCTACGATGGTCTTCCCCCTTTTCCAATCATTCGCGTTTATCGCGCCTGGCTTTGGTATGACGTCGTCGCCATTTACGAAAAACATCTTGTCTGCGGAAAACGCTTTTTGCTTCCGCCCAACATCACCGAGGAAATGTGCGCGCCTTCGGGCGAAGCCGCTCTGAAAAAAATTCTGTTCCGGCCCCGGAGCATTTTTTTCTCGGACATCACGGAATTCAGGGAGGACGGTATAATTGCGCTGCCGTCTGCCGGCAACCGCGCGAATTCCTTCAGCATCGTTGGGAAAAAAAAGGAGCGGCTGCGCTTTTCCGTGCAAGCCTCGCAACTCAAAACTCCCCGCTCCTATTTTGCCACCATGCTTGGCGACCGCTACTGGCTCGCGAAAGGATCGTGGCTTTCGCGTTACTTTCTAGTGCGCTTGTTTTTGATTTGTGGTGTTCTGGCCCTCTTGTTCGGTTTCACTTCTTTCATTTATCGGTATCCAGTCCTTGCCTTGCTCGGTGTCGCGCCCGGCGCGGCTTTGTGCGGGCTCGGTTCATGGCTTCAATTCGGAAAAAAACGGCCCGAGAAAAAACAATTCAATAAATATCCCTCAAGTGAAGTCACGCCGTTGCGCTCAAAAACATCCGACGCGTCAGCACGCCCGCCCTTTCGCGCCGTATGGCTCGGTCTGCCGCTCAAGTTGCTTGGCGTGGCATATCTGATCGTTATCGCCAGCCCGCTCACAAACGGGCTCGGCCCCATAGTCTTCCAACATTTTCATCACGCGAACACCATCATCTATTCGATTTGGGGATTGGTCTGGCTGCCCGCGCCGCTGTTGATATTGGCCGGCTATCGCCTGTGCGTGCGCCAGCGCGAACGCCTGAACAGCGCGGATGCGCGCAAACCCATCGTCATTCTCCGGCCATTTGAAATGGATCCGGCCATTTCGCTTCAGCCCGCCGGTCCGCTGGCGTGGCTAATGGGAATCCGTTCCCGCTGGCTCATGCCGCCGGACCCGAAACCAAAACCCAAAAAACGCCGCTGGCATTTCCCGCTTTGGGACCTGTTGATGTTGAACCATCCGGTGAAACTTTTCCGGATGCTGCTTGATTTTTACGTCAAGCCCGCCGAGGAATCGCTCGTGAATTATTTTCGGAGACTTGGGCCCGTCCTGGCCATTGGCAAATCCGGCAATCCCACGACGCCGGAAAAAGAGCGCAAATATTCCGACTATTCGCAATGGCAAAACACCGTTCGCAGTCAGCTTGCCCACGCGCAAGGCGTTGTCGTACTGCCCGGCGCGCCGGCGGGCGTCCGCTGGGAACTCGAACAAGTCCACGCCAGCGTGGACCCATCGCGCGTCCTGCTTTGCCCAGCCGCCGATTGGCAAAATCCGCAGGCGTACGAGGAACTGTCCATGTTCGCGCGCAATATTTTGGAAGCAAACTTGCCGCGCGCATTGCCGTTCAGAAAACGGCCGGTATTTATTTTGTTTGATGAAAATTGGAAGCCGCGAGTTCACGAACTGAATTACAAATTCCAATTACTTTGGCCGTTTATGAGCGATGCGGCGAGCCTGCGTCGTTCATTAAAACCCTTCGTCAAAGGCTGGGAGGGAAAGAAATTGCCGGTGACGCGCCGCCCGAATTGGTTGCGCGCCACGCTCAACTGGTCCGGCACGGCCCTCGCTCTCGCATTCGCATTGGCTTTGATTTGCCTGCCCTTTTTTGGCGCGGATTCCACTGCCGAGGCGATCATTGATCCCGAATTTTCCGCCACAGTTGCGAGCGCGATCACTTTTGATGACGACAAAGAACCTGCGCCGTTTACCGCAATGGCGTCCGACGATCCGCAAGTCCAGGAAGCCACCAGCAACGCGGCCAAACAACTCGCCGCTCAAAATCATAAAACGCTCAAGGGCAAATCCGTTTCGTACGAATTTGAAATTCCTGAAACGATGATCGAAGTGCCGGGTGACAATGACCTGATGGAATTCTCGCGCGAAAGTCCTGATGGCCGTCTTCGCCTCCAGGTTGTCGCCGCGGCGGGCAAGGAGGATTTGAATTCCTTGCCGGAATTGCGGCTGTCGCAAAACAATGTGCTCGGCAAATCCGAGGCTCGATTGGAATCCACGCAAAAAATTCGCGAAGGTAACGTGACGTGGACCGAGGCCCGCGTCCTGGCGAAGTCCAAGGATGGAATCGTCCGTGAAATCTCGCGCGGAACCAGTGGCGATTACGGCACGATCATCGTCATCATTTCGTTGAATAATTCCGCCGAAACCGACCCGACCTATCAAACCATCGTGGACGATATTTTAAAATCGTTCAACGTGACGCATTGATCGGTACACAAAAAAAGCTGAAACCCGTTATCGGATTTCAGCTTGGTTTTAAGGACTAAAATTTATTTCGCGTCAATCACGCGGACCTTGATGTTCCGGAACGAAACCTGGCCGTGGTCGCCTTGCAGCGCGATATAACCGGTGGGCGATTTCGCAAAGCCCGGCATTTTCGAGAATTTGCTCTTCGCGACGCGTGCGTTGAAGTCATCGCTGCCGAGCACGTATTCAAAATATTTCACACCATTGATATCGTGCTCGCACTTGTCCGGGCTGATGAGCAGGCGCACATGGTTCCATTCGCCAACAGGCTTGGTGGCATCAAGCGTTTTGCCGGTGGCGGGATCAATCGGCGGCTGATACAACTGGTAAAGCCAGCCGCAACGAATCGGATCGCGCGCTTCCTTATTGTCCTCAAGCTGGAACTCCGGCCCCGTCGCCCATACCGCGCCGCCCGTGTCGCCCACGTGATACATGATGCCGCTGTTGCCCGCCTCAGAGATATTATAATCCAGTTGCAACTCGAACCATTGATATTGATTGCTGGTCACGATATCGCCTGCGTTGTGCGGATCGGAACAAACCAAAACGCCATCCTTCACTTCCCAGCCGGGGCGCACGCCGTCGTGCTTGAAATTATGCCAGCCATTGAAGTCCTTGCCGTCGAACAAAAGCTGCCAGCCCGCGGCGCGCTCACTGGAGCTAAGAGTATTAGGCTCGTCCTGCGCGTAAGCGGATGTGCCGGCGGCAAACGCGAGGGACAAACAAGTTAAAGAAATCAATAGGGTATTTTTCATGAGTGCGAGATTAAGACGAAAGCCCCCGCCAACGCCAGCGAAAATCGTCTCCTCATTTTCGGGGAGCCGTAACCCTCTACACTTCCCTTTATCCGCCCGATTCGACTTTCTGCAATCGTTCCAGCGCGCCCTGGATGGCTTGAAGCGACCGCAGCATTTCCATTTTCAATTCGTCGCTCGGCGGATGCTCGGTGTCGGTCATGATCGCGCCTAATTTCTCCAGCAACGCAGGCGCGCGCTTTTTGAAACTGGCGATCTGGGTTTCCCACGCGAGTTTCTTTTTGGCGCAATCGAGCAGAACTTTCAAAAATTCCACTTCTTCGCGCGTCGTGCGCGTGCCCTGATATTTCGCGTTGACCACATTCAAATCCGCCATCACCGACGCAATGGTGCGTTCGCTTCGCGCGATGTCGGCGGCGAATTTATTTACCTCAACCAAAACTTTTTGGCGTTCGGCCGCTTTGATGTGCGCCCTTTCAGTATAACGATTCAAGGACATATTTGCAGGTTGCGCAACAAATTCGGCTAAATCAAGCGCTCAATAAAAAAATGCAGCGGTTGCCGCTTTCGCCGCAACCGCTGAATGTGTTCAAGATTTTTTAGTAGCTCAAACCAAAACCATAGGAAAACTGCGGCGCTTCAACCACCGTCGTCGGATTCAGGATTTGCTCATTGCTGCGCGGCCAGGTGCGCGAAAGTTTGCCTTTGAATTTATAATCGCCGAACAAAACATCCGCCACGCCTTCGCCTTCCGAACCCGGCAGCCATGCGGCGACAAACGCATCGCTCATATCAAATGAATTTCCCAGCACCAGCGGACGGCCCGAAAGCAAAATGGTGACCACCGGCACGCCGGCGCCTTTCGCTTTTTTGATCAACGCCGCATCGGCCGCGGCGAGGTTCAGGTCTTTGCGGTCGCCCTTCATTTCCGCATAAGGCTGTTCGCCCACCACGACAATGATTTCGTCCGCGCCGGAAAGATTTTCGCCGTTCGCGGAGTAACTCACCTGGATTTCCTTGATCGCCGCTTCTTTGCGAATGCCATCAAGAATCGTCGTGCCGCCATCCACTCGCTGGCCCGCTTCGCCCTGCCAGCCGATAGTCCAACCGCCGCATTGGATACCCAAATCATTCGCGCCTTTGCCCACGACCGCGAGGCGTTTCAAGTTCTTCGAGAGCGGCAGCGCGCGATTGCTATTCTTCAGCAACACCAACGATTCCCGCACACATTCACGCGCCACGAGACGATGCTCCGGCGAACCGACTTCCTCCGTCAGCTTGGGATCGGTCGAGATGTTTTCAAAAATGCCGAGCATATATTTCTCGCGCAGGATGCGATGCACCGCATCGTCAATGCGCGATTGCGGAATCTTTCCTTCGCTCACAAGTTCCTTCATATAGCGGATGAATTCCTCGTAATTATTTTTCTGCCCCGGGCCGTTCGGAATCATGATCATGTCGAGACCCGCATTGATCGAAATCTCCACGCAACTCTTATAATTATTCGTGATCTGGTCAATCGCCGCCCAATCCGAGATGAGAAATCCTTTGAAACCGAGTTCGCCCTTCAACACGCCCGTCAGCAAATCCTTGTTCGCGTGCATTCTGACGCCGTTCCAACTGTTGTACGAAACCATGATCGAACCGACGCCCGCCTTCACGGTCGCAACGTAAGGCGCCAAAAATAATTTGCGCATCCGCTCGTCGTCGCCCACGGAATTTCCCTGATCAATGCCATCGGTCGTGCCGCCGTCCGCGAGGAAATGTTTGGCGCACGCGAGCACCGAGCCATCATCGGAAAGTTTCTTGCCCTGATAACCATGCACCGCCGCCGCGCCGAGTTCCGAGCACAATTCCGGGTTCTCGCCAAAGCTCTCGTAGGTGCGGCCCCAGCGTTCATTCTGCGCCACCGCCACGCACGGGGCAAAGGCCCATCGGATGCCTGTGCCCGCGACTTCTTCCGCCGTCACGCGCGCGGCTTTCTCGATCAATTTTGGATTGCGCGTCGCGCCCAAACCGACGTTGTGCGGGAACATGACCGCGCCCTGCACGTTATTATGGCCGTGCACGGCGTCAATGCCGTAGAGCAGCGGAATCTTGAGACGCGTCTTGAGCGCGTAAGATTGAAATTCGTCGGTCGCCGCGAGCCAGCCTTTCGCCGTGATGTCCGCCGGGTCGGAACTGCCGCCGCTCAACACCGAGCCAAAACCATATTTCTGGACATCGCTCATGTTCTTCTTCAACGCGTCCATATCTACTTGCGTCATCTGCCCGATCTTTTCGTCGAGCGTCATCTTCGCCAGCAACGCATCGGCTTCGCTATCTGCCTTCGCCGCGCTCTGCGCAAACACACTCTGGCTGGGAAAGGCAAGCGCGCTTGCCAGCATGAGAGACAGGACGCCTGCTCGCGTGCAAACATGTTGCGCGAGGCTGATCTTAAAAAACGAATTCCGATGACCGTGCGAGGACGGTGGTTGCGTAGATTGTGAAAACATAATGGTTTATTGAGCGCCAAGGTTACTGAGTTACTAATACGACGCCACCCCTCTTTAGAGGGGTGCGCACCGCGATATAAATGAATACGTTCTAGCCGTATGCAACCCGTTCACACACGATTTTTGCGCGTCTGCGCGTGCGCTCTGATTTCGTTTTTCGTGACCCTGACAGGTTTTGCGCAGGTGCATCTGTGGCTCACGAATCCCGACCAATCCATATTGTTTCAGGACCAAAAAGACAGCCTTAATTTTGTCACCACGTCCAATGATAACCCAACCATCGTCGTGGATGAATCCCAAACTTTTCAAACGATGGATGGCTTTGGTTGCTGTCTCACCGGCGGGAGCGCGATGCACTTGATTCGCATGGATGCCAATGCCCGCGTGAAGTTATTGCAGGAATTATTTTCCACCAGCGGCACCAACATCGGCCTGAGTTACTTGCGCGTAAGCATCGGCGCATCGGATTTGAACGACCACGTTTTTTCCTATGACGATCTGCCCGCGGGACAAACCGATCCCGCCATGAAACAATTCAGCCTGGCGCAAGACCGCGAGGACGTGATTCCCATTCTCAAGGAAATTCTCGCGATCAATCCCGACGTCTTGATTCTTGGCTCGCCCTGGTCGCCACCGGCGTGGATGAAGGACAACCACGACACGCGCGGCGGCAAGCTGCTCAAGGAATATTACCCCGCTTATGCAAATTACTTCGTAAAATATATCGAAGGCATGAAGGCCGAAAGCATCCGCATTGATGCCATCACCGTTCAAAACGAACCACTCAATCCCAAGAACAATCCCAGCGTGGAAATGGAAGCGCCCGAGGAAGCCGATTTCATCAAAAATAATCTCGGCCCCGCCTTCGCCAAGGCGAACATTCACACCAAAATCATTCTCTACGACCATAATTGCGATCACCCTGAATATCCCATCTCGATTCTCGACGATCCTGGTGTCAGCAAATACGTGGACGGCTCGGCCTTCCATTTATACGCCGGCGATATCAAAGCCCTCACCAAAGTCCATGAGGCGCACCCCGATAAATCGGTCTATTTTACTGAACAATGGGTCGGTGCTTCCACTAGCATTAAACGCGGATTGACCGAGCACATGCGCAATCTGATCATCGGCGCCACGCGCAACTGGAGCCGCAACGTCCTCGAATGGAATCTTGCCGCCGATGCCAAGCATGAGCCCCATACAGATCGAGGCGGCTGCACGACCTGTCTCGGTGCGGTCACGATCGAGGGCAACGAAGTCTCCCGCAATGCCGCATATTATATAATGGCGCACGCGGCGAAATTCGTCCGCCCCGGCTCCGTGCGTATCGCTTCCAATTATCTCACTACACTGCCCAACGTCGCCTTCCACGCGCCCAACGGTGAAAAAGTTTTGGTCGTTCTCAACAGCAGTTCGCATTCCCAAAATTTCAACATTGAGTATCAAGGCCGGCAGGTGGATTCGGTCTTGAACAGCGGCGCGGTCGGCACTTACGTTTGGTAAACACGGCATTCCGTTTCGCAAAAGTATTGCGAAAGAAAATCACGGCAGCTAAATTCCGTTCAATCGCCTTTTTGCAACTGAACTAAAAACATGCACATTCATCTCGCCTGGATAGATAAAGCCATTCTCGCCATTTATTTCATCTTTGTGATTGGCATCGGTTGGATGCTCAAGCGCTACATGAAAGGCAGCGCGGAATTCTTCATGTCCGGGCGTTCCATCCCCGCGTGGGTGACCGGCCTGGCATTTCTTTCCGCCAATCTCGGCGCGCAGGAAGTCATCGGCATGGCGGCTTCCGGCGCAAAATACGGCATCATGACCAGCCATTTTTATTGGGTGGGCGCGATTCCCGCGATGGTGTTTCTTGCGATTTTCATGATGCCATTTTATTACGGCTCCAAAGCGCGCTCGGTGCCGGAATATTTGAAACTGCGCTTTGATGAAAAGACGCGCGGACTGAATGCGTTTTCGTTCGCCATCATGACGGTGTTTTCCTCCGGCATTTCGATGTATGCGCTCGCGCGCCTGCTGGAAATTTTGCTCGGTTGGTCGTTCGACGGCAGCATTATCGTCTCCGCGACGGTCGTGCTCGTATATATTTTTCTCGGCGGCCTCACCTCCGCCATCTACAACGAAGTGCTGCAATTTTTTATGATTGTGCTCGGCTTTACGCCGCTGGTTTTTCTCGCGCTCAAGGACATCGGCGGCTGGTCGGCCCTCAAGGCAAAACTTATCCCGGTCGCCACATCGCAGGGTTATGCCGCCGGCACCTGGACGGATTCATGGACTCATATGGGCAGCACCGCGTCGAACCCGATGGGCGTGGAATGGTTCGGCCTCGTGATGGGGCTCGGCTTTGTGTTGTCGTTTGGTTACTGGTGCACGGACTTCCTCGTCGTGCAACGCGCGATGGCCGCCAACTCCATGTCTGCCGCTCGCCGCACGCCTCTCATCGCCGCCATTCCCAAAATGCTTTTTCCCGCGCTGGTGATTTTGCCCGGCATGATCGCCATCGCCTTGCATTATGGCAGTGGAAATAAATTCCTGCCACTAGCCGCCGATGGCACGCCCGATTACAACATGACTATTCCGACGCTGCTCGCGAAATATCTTCCGACGGGAATTTTGGGCATCGGTTTCACGGCATTGATGGCGTCGTTCATGTCCGGCATGGCGGGCAACGTCACCGCTTTTAACACGGTTTGGACTTACGACATTTATCAAAGTTACATCGCGCCCAAAAAATCGGACGTGCATTATCTTTGGATGGGCCGGATGGCGACGGTCTTCGGCATCATCATCAGTATCGGTTGCGCCTACCTCGCGGCCCGATTCAACAACATCATGGACATGTTGCAGTTGGTCTTCGGTTTCGTGAATGCGCCGCTGTTCGCGACCTTTCTCCTGGGCATGTTTTGGAAACGCGCGAATGGCCACGGGGCTTTCTTCGGCCTGCTTGGCGGAACGCTTGCCGCCGCCATTTTCCACGGGTTGGCGCTGCCTGAAGGCGCCGTCGTCGGCATCAAGGGCGGATGGATCACTCCCATGTTTCATTTCCACAACGATCTCGGCCAAACTTTCTATATGGCCCTCACCGCGTGGACGAGCTGCTTCGTGCTGACCATTTTGATTTCGCTGGCGACCAAACGCAATCGCACCGAGGAGGAATTGAAAGGTCTCGTTTACTCGCTGACGCCGAAACTCAAGTCCACTGACGAACCCTGGTATAAGCAACCTGCGACGCTTGGCATTCTTATCCTTATCGCCACGCTGATCCTCAACATCATTTTCTGGTAAACTCCACCACCGCTTATGAAATTTGACCTGCGCTTCCCCATCGGCATTCTCTTCACCATTTACGGGATCATGCTCGTCGGCTACGGCGCGGCGACCAACTCCGATACCGCGATGTACCAAAACTCCTCGCTCGGCATCAACATCAACCTGTGGTGGGGAATCGTGCTGCTCGTGTTCGGCCTCCTGATGCTCGGCGGCGCCTTGCTCGGACGCAAAACACCGCCGTCGGAATAGTTTCTTCAGCGTGTGGCAGACGCCGCCGTGCCAACCAGACTCACAAATTCTGTCGGTAATCCTTCGCTTGAAACCGACGCCACCGCGCGCCCTTTCAAATGCAAACTGATTTGCGCGCGTCCATTATAAAGCTGCACCACGCGCGAACCCGTTGAAGTCCCCAAATCATCAATCAACTGGCCGTCTCCCACGAGCCCGAATCGCACTTCATTGATGGCGTCGAGACACGGCACGTTCGCCTGATCAAAGGCCCGTACTTCAATGGTCGCCACGCCGTTGGTGCGCCCAATCTCTTTCAACGTCAGTTTCGCCGGCTTGCTCCACATCGCCGTCTGATAACCTTGCGTCATTTCGTCCGCCACTTCCACGCCGTCGCGATGCCCCACCGCGCGCAATGTATTCATGCCCGCTTTGAACTTCACCATCCACCGCAGACCCGACGCCGGAAAATCTTCCTGGTTGCGGCGCTTCATTCCCAGGGAAACGCCGTTCACAAAAAGCTCGGCCTCGCGGCAATTTGAAAACACTTTCACTTCCCTGGCTTCGCCCGCCCTGCCCCAGCGCGTTTGCCACGTGTGGCCGAAGATGTGGATCATCGGTTTCTCCGTCCAGTAACTTTGGAAAATGTAATAGCTTTCCTTGGGCGTGCCATCGCGCTCGACGACGCCTTTCTGGTTCACTCGCGGCACCGGATTTTCCGGACGCAACGGCGTGGCGAAATCCTTGAAGATCCATTGAGCCGCGCCGGTGAGGTTCGTCATGCGCTCCTGCTCGCGCAAATGCCAGTCGAACAGATTCGCGATGTAACTCTCCGACCAGTCGCCGTCCTTCGCCGCGCGCGCCGAGCCGCCGCTGCGCTTGTAAGCCGTGCCTGTCTCCGCCGTTCCGCGATTCGTCGCCACGTCCTGCAAAAATTTCTCCGGCTCCTCCGAGAAACGCCGCGCATGGCTGTCGCCGCCCCACTCGGCGTGGAAAAAGTGCGGCACGCTTTTGATCGCGCGATCCAGTGTCGCGCGATACTCCGGGTATCTTCCCGAATACCAGCCCGCCCAAATGCTCGGCGAATAAACATCCGTCACGTCCGTGCAAAAATTGCAGTAACGAATCGTCGTCTTGCGCGAAGGATCGAGTTGATGCGCGAGCCCATTCAGTTCGATCATGAAATCGCGAACCGCATTTGTGTTGAACACTTCAAAATCTCCCGGCCAGCCATTCTCGTTGCCCAGCCCCCACAAAATCACCGCCGGATGATTATAATGCTGGTCAATCATCGCGCCCAGCATGTCGCGGCATTGCTGCTTATAACGATCTCCACCGAGGCCACCGCGGCACCACGGAATTTCTTCCCAAACTAGAATGCCCAGTTCATCACACTGTTCGAGCACGAGCTGCGATTGCTGATAATGACTGAGGCGGATAAAGTTCGCGCCCATGTCTTTGATCTGGCGAAAGGTCTGGCGCACGACATCGTCTGGGACCGCTCCACCCACGCCCGCGTGGTCTTCGTGATAATGCGTGCCGCGCAAAAGCAATCGCTGGCCGTTCAACTTGAACGGACCGTGATCGACCCACTCGTACGAACGCACACCAAAATGCTCCGTCACTTGCTGCGAGCCCCCGGCGTATTTCAACGTCGCGGTGCAGGTATAAAGCGCCGGTGATTTCGGCGACCAAAGTTGGGGCGCGGCGATTTCAAAGTTCGCCACGTCCTTCATCCCATCCCACGGCGCATCTTTTATCGCGAACATCTGGATCAATTTTCCCGCCGGATCGGTCACGCGAATAGTGACTTCGACCGGCTCCCGCGAACCCGTCGGATTATAAAAACGCGAAAGAACTTTTACCGATGCGTTGCCGTTCGCATTCAAAGTGGACTCGATATGCACGCGCTCCACCGAGATCGCCGGCGCATAAACCAAACTTACGTGGCGATACAGCCCGCCGTATTTGGTGAAATCGCTCAGGTCGGACGGGATGGATTCCGCGTCGCGCCCGTTATCGCACATCACCGAAATCGGCACCGTGCCTTTGTTGAAAGCATTGGTCAACGCCTGCGCCGCCAGGTCCGTGATGTCCACGTCCCATTGATCGTATCCGCCCACGTGTTCGCCCGCCTTCTGCAACCACACGAACACCTGTGCCTTTTGACCCGCGCCGTCAAAATGCAAAATCGTGCGCCCATGCGGAAACGGATTCGCCAGTTTCAACCGCGTGCGATACCATCCCTGCCCCTGATAATAATGCTCGTCGGGGTCCACCGCATCGAACGCATTGAAACAATGCGGCAAGATCACGCGCAACCACGCTACATTGTCGCTCGCCTTGTCGCCGCGCCAGATTTCCCACACGCTTCCGAGCGTGCCCTGATGATATTCCCAACCGGAATCAAGCCGCGTGGTGTTCGTATCCGCCGATGCCGTGCTGGCAAAAGCGAAGGTCAACATCAACGCCATCACGGCGTAATAACTATTAATAATACGCGTAAGAGCATCTGCAAAAGTTCGCATGTGTGAATAAGTGTTATCGTTTCGACTCAGGCCAAGGTTCAGCCTATGAACCTAGATTTTTCGGATAAAAGCAACACCCCTCTTTAGAGGGGTGCGCCAATCACGCAGTTATTTTGCCGTTGTCAATTCAACCACGCAAGCCTCGACCGCTTTCGAGCACGATGGAACGATGCCCTCGCGTATGAGCTGATCGCCCGTCAAAGTCTGCCCTTCCTGCGGCATGGCCGCGCGGCCCGGCGCGGGATTCAATTCCTTGACCAGATAATGCCTCGTAGGATCAAGTCCCTGCGGACGCACCGGCAGCGCTTCTCCGTCCTTTAACTGAAATACGAATACCGACGCGTGCGCCGCGCCAGGCGACACAAAATTCAATGCCCCGCGCACCGAGTCTTGCGGCGCTTCAAGCCGGTACAAATCGCCAAGTTGCGTATCGCGAATGCGTTTGTAGGCGCTGATGGCCCCCGCGCAAATCGCCTTGTCGGACGCTGATAATTTATTCAGATCCAGGTCCATCCCGAACCGCGCGCTCATCGCCACTGAGCACGCGAAGTGCATCGGCCGGTTTCCCCAATGCGTCACGTGACTCGCAATCGCCATCGGCGGAAAAAAGTACGAATAATTCCACTGCATGCCCACCCGCACAGTCGGGTCGGTATTATCGCTCGGCCAAAATTCATGAAAATAACGCAGCGCGCCGTAATCCACGCGCCCGCCGCCGCCCGAGCAAAGCATCAACTCCGTGTTCGGAAAAGTCGCCGCCGTTTTTTGCATCATCGCGTACAGCGCGTGCACATAATCAATCCACAAATGCGTCTGGCGATCCGGCGCGAGCCACGACGAACCCGGTTGCGTGAGGTAGCGATTGCAATCCCACTTCGCATAACTGATGTCCGGCACCGCAAGAATATTCGAGATGACATTCCACTCAAAGTCCTGCACCGCGGGCCGCGTGAGATCGAGCACCAGCTGGTTGCGCTGCAATTCGATCTCGCGCTTCGGCTGCACAATCGCCCAGTCGGGATGAGCCTCGTACAATTCACTTTTCGGATTCACCATTTCCGGCTCGATCCAAATTCCGAATCGCAAACCATCCTTCACCGCTTCGCTCGCGAGCGGCGCGAGCCCATCCGGCAACCGCTGGCGATTCGGCTGCCAATCGCCCAAACCCGCCGCATCATTTACGCGCGGATACTTGTTCCCAAACCAGCCGTCGTCCAAAAGAAAAAGTTCCACGCCCAACTCCTTCGCCGGCTTGAACAGTCCCGCGATACGTTGGAAATTAAAATCAAATCCCGTCGCCTCCCAGTTGTTCAACAGCACCGAACGCGTCTCGTGTCCGCCGCGCATGCCGAAGTCCCGCGCCCAGCGATGCAGCTTGCGGCTCATCCCACCGAGGCCATTGTCATTCCACGTCCAAATCATGACCGGCGTGGTAAATGTCTCGCCGGACGC
This portion of the Verrucomicrobiia bacterium genome encodes:
- a CDS encoding DUF1080 domain-containing protein, which translates into the protein MKNTLLISLTCLSLAFAAGTSAYAQDEPNTLSSSERAAGWQLLFDGKDFNGWHNFKHDGVRPGWEVKDGVLVCSDPHNAGDIVTSNQYQWFELQLDYNISEAGNSGIMYHVGDTGGAVWATGPEFQLEDNKEARDPIRCGWLYQLYQPPIDPATGKTLDATKPVGEWNHVRLLISPDKCEHDINGVKYFEYVLGSDDFNARVAKSKFSKMPGFAKSPTGYIALQGDHGQVSFRNIKVRVIDAK
- a CDS encoding glycoside hydrolase family 3 N-terminal domain-containing protein — its product is MFSQSTQPPSSHGHRNSFFKISLAQHVCTRAGVLSLMLASALAFPSQSVFAQSAAKADSEADALLAKMTLDEKIGQMTQVDMDALKKNMSDVQKYGFGSVLSGGSSDPADITAKGWLAATDEFQSYALKTRLKIPLLYGIDAVHGHNNVQGAVMFPHNVGLGATRNPKLIEKAARVTAEEVAGTGIRWAFAPCVAVAQNERWGRTYESFGENPELCSELGAAAVHGYQGKKLSDDGSVLACAKHFLADGGTTDGIDQGNSVGDDERMRKLFLAPYVATVKAGVGSIMVSYNSWNGVRMHANKDLLTGVLKGELGFKGFLISDWAAIDQITNNYKSCVEISINAGLDMIMIPNGPGQKNNYEEFIRYMKELVSEGKIPQSRIDDAVHRILREKYMLGIFENISTDPKLTEEVGSPEHRLVARECVRESLVLLKNSNRALPLSKNLKRLAVVGKGANDLGIQCGGWTIGWQGEAGQRVDGGTTILDGIRKEAAIKEIQVSYSANGENLSGADEIIVVVGEQPYAEMKGDRKDLNLAAADAALIKKAKGAGVPVVTILLSGRPLVLGNSFDMSDAFVAAWLPGSEGEGVADVLFGDYKFKGKLSRTWPRSNEQILNPTTVVEAPQFSYGFGLSY
- a CDS encoding glycoside hydrolase family 30 beta sandwich domain-containing protein, with product MQPVHTRFLRVCACALISFFVTLTGFAQVHLWLTNPDQSILFQDQKDSLNFVTTSNDNPTIVVDESQTFQTMDGFGCCLTGGSAMHLIRMDANARVKLLQELFSTSGTNIGLSYLRVSIGASDLNDHVFSYDDLPAGQTDPAMKQFSLAQDREDVIPILKEILAINPDVLILGSPWSPPAWMKDNHDTRGGKLLKEYYPAYANYFVKYIEGMKAESIRIDAITVQNEPLNPKNNPSVEMEAPEEADFIKNNLGPAFAKANIHTKIILYDHNCDHPEYPISILDDPGVSKYVDGSAFHLYAGDIKALTKVHEAHPDKSVYFTEQWVGASTSIKRGLTEHMRNLIIGATRNWSRNVLEWNLAADAKHEPHTDRGGCTTCLGAVTIEGNEVSRNAAYYIMAHAAKFVRPGSVRIASNYLTTLPNVAFHAPNGEKVLVVLNSSSHSQNFNIEYQGRQVDSVLNSGAVGTYVW
- a CDS encoding sodium:solute symporter family protein — protein: MHIHLAWIDKAILAIYFIFVIGIGWMLKRYMKGSAEFFMSGRSIPAWVTGLAFLSANLGAQEVIGMAASGAKYGIMTSHFYWVGAIPAMVFLAIFMMPFYYGSKARSVPEYLKLRFDEKTRGLNAFSFAIMTVFSSGISMYALARLLEILLGWSFDGSIIVSATVVLVYIFLGGLTSAIYNEVLQFFMIVLGFTPLVFLALKDIGGWSALKAKLIPVATSQGYAAGTWTDSWTHMGSTASNPMGVEWFGLVMGLGFVLSFGYWCTDFLVVQRAMAANSMSAARRTPLIAAIPKMLFPALVILPGMIAIALHYGSGNKFLPLAADGTPDYNMTIPTLLAKYLPTGILGIGFTALMASFMSGMAGNVTAFNTVWTYDIYQSYIAPKKSDVHYLWMGRMATVFGIIISIGCAYLAARFNNIMDMLQLVFGFVNAPLFATFLLGMFWKRANGHGAFFGLLGGTLAAAIFHGLALPEGAVVGIKGGWITPMFHFHNDLGQTFYMALTAWTSCFVLTILISLATKRNRTEEELKGLVYSLTPKLKSTDEPWYKQPATLGILILIATLILNIIFW